The nucleotide sequence CTGAGCGCAAGAGCCCGATTCACAAGGATGCGCCTAAATTTGAGGATCTGTCCGTAGAATCGGAAATTTTGGAAACGGGCATCAAGGTTATCGATTTGCTGGCCCCTTACGCGAAAGGCGGCAAGATCGGCCTGTTCGGCGGCGCAGGTGTCGGCAAGACCGTCTTGATCCAGGAACTGATTAACAACATCGCCCAAGAGCACGGTGGTATTTCCGTATTCGCTGGGGTAGGGGAGCGTACTCGTGAAGGGAACGACCTGTACCACGAGATGAGAGACTCGGGCGTTATCAACAAAACTACGATGGTATTCGGCCAGATGAACGAGCCTCCTGGCGCGCGTCTTCGCGTGGCGCTGACCGGTTTGACCATGGCGGAATATTACCGTGACGAGCAGGGCAAGGACGTTCTGCTGTTCGTAGACAATATCTTCCGCTTTACTCAAGCAGGTTCCGAGGTTTCCGCCTTGCTGGGCCGCATGCCGTCCGCGGTTGGTTACCAGCCGACGCTGGCAACGGAGATGGGCGCCCTGCAAGAACGGATTACTTCTACGAAGAAAGGTTCCGTTACGTCGATCCAGGCGATCTACGTGCCTGCGGATGACTACACGGATCCGGCGCCGGCAACGACGTTCGCACACTTGGATGCGACCACGAACCTGGAGCGGAAAATTTCCGAGAAGGGCATCTACCCTGCGGTTGACCCGCTGGCTTCGTCCTCCCGGATCCTGACGCCGGAAGTTGTTGGCCAGGAGCACTACGAAGTGGCTCAGGCTGTAAAACGCCTGCTCGCCCGCTACAACGAGCTGCAGGATATTATCGCCATCCTCGGTATGGATGAGTTGTCCGATGAAGACAAGGTAGTCGTGAGCCGCGCTCGTCGCGTAGAACGCTTCTTGTCCCAGCCGTTCCACGTAGCTGAGCAGTTTACGAACTTGCCGGGCAAATATGTTCCGGTCAAGGAAACAGTTCGCAGCTTCAAGGAAATTCTCGAAGGCAAGTACGATGATCTGCCGGAATCTGCATTCCTGTTAGTCGGTACCATTGAGGAAGCCGTAGAAAAGGCTAAAGCGCAGCAGTAATTGCTGCGCTGAAGCTAGGAGGAGGGTGGAACGATGAGTACTGTTTTGCTGGAAATAGTAACCCCGGAACGGATCGTATACAGCGAACCGGTCGATATGGTCAGCGTGCGAGGCGCGGAAGGTGAGCTTGGTATCCTGCCGAACCACATTCCGCTGGTTACGCCGCTCCGCGTTGCCCCGGTCCGCGTCAAAAGCGAAGGCAAAGAGGAGTATATCGCCGTAGGCGGCGGTTTCCTCGAGGTGCGCAAGGACAAGATCACCATTCTTGCGGAAACGGCAGAGAAGCCGGGCGAGATTGATGTAGATCGCGCACGAGCAGCCAAGGAACGTGCGGAGAAAAGGCTGCAAAGCCGCATGGAGGAAATAGATTTCCGTCGTGCAGAGATTGCTTTGCAAAAAGCTTTGACCCGTCTCGACGTCTCCCAGCACAGATAATGCATCACGGATAGAAAGCCCCTGCAAGCCAAGGAGAAACCCTGGCGCAGGGGCTTTTTGCATGCAGGGGATTTCTGAGCGAGGAAGGCAGCAGCAAATACTGTTGGACTAAGGAAATACGTTTGTTTGCGTCAGCCGGAGAAGTCCATAAAATTTCCTATTAAATCGCTTACAATCCACGATAGACGAATTCGGGGCACGTTTGTTATAATTGGGACGGTATTTATTGTGATGTTATGGATTACGTATAAAAAAGAAGAACGAAAGTCTAAGGAGGGGACACTGTACGATGTATGCTGGAGAATATGTAGTTGTTCTTATTTTTCTCACTCTAGGTATCATTTTGCCCATAGCGGCATTGACACTCGGCAGATTTTTGCGCCCTACTAAGCCAACTGAGGAGAAACAGACCACGTATGAGAGCGGGAATGAGCCGGTCGGCGAAGGCCAAGTGCGCTTTAACATTCGGTATTACTTGTACGCGCTGATGTTTGTTATCTTCGATGTGGAAACGGTGTTTCTTTACCCTTGGGCAGTCGCTTATGACAAGCTAGGTTTGTTCGCATTGGTGGAAATGCTGATCTTCGTAAGCTTGCTTGTAGTAGGCTTAATCTACGCTTGGAAGAAGAAGGTGTTCAAATGGAACTCGATCTAGAGAAGATTTCGCTGGCGGAACGCCAGGAACTTGAGCGCAACGTTTTTTTTTGGAACACTGGAGCAACTGAAGGGGTGGGCGCGCAGCAACTCGATCTGGCCATTGACATTTGGCTTGGCATGCTGTGCAATTGAAATGATGGGAACCGGGGCTTCCCACTATGACTTGGACAGATTTGGAGTCATCTTCCGTACGTCGCCGCGCCAGTCAGACTGCATGATTGTGGCCGGAACGGTCACGAAGAAAATGGCTCCTTTGCTGCGTCGTCTATACGATCAAATGCCGGAGCCGAAGTGGGTTATTGCGATGGGTTCCTGCGCTACAGCAGGCGGACCTTATGTGAAGTCCTATGCCGTGGTGAAAGGGGTTGACCAGGTAGTTCCGGTAGATGTCTACATACCGGGATGTCCGCCTAATCCCGCTGCGCTGATTTACGGCATCAATAAGCTGCAAGAGAAAATACGCTATGAAGCGAAAACAGGGAAGCGGGTGACTGAACGGTGAGCGAAGAGAACAACAAGCGCGAGAACGACCAGGTGTCCGACCGCGAAGCAGATCGCGAAGCCAGTCAGCAACTGGAGAATTCCCCAGAAAGCCCTAGCGCTGAAGAAGCGAAACCGGCGCGCGCGAAAGCGGAAAAGCCGGAAGCCAAGGATGGCGAAGCGTCTGACGGCGGTGATGACGAGCTTGCCGCGAAGAAAAAAGCAGCGGCCGAAGCTCGTGCTGCAAGAGCGGCTGCTCGCGCCAAGAAAGAGGACAATTCGGACGAAGAAGAGAAGCCGAAGGAGCCGTCGCCGAAGCAGCCCGTCTTGGACCGGTTAGTGGAAATCCTGAATGAGCATGCCGGTGCGGAGGCAATTGAAGAGGCTTACATAAATGAGGCGAGCCGCCACTTGCCGACAGTGATTGTGAAAGCCGACCATTGGCCGCAAGTAGCGAACGTGCTGCGTGAACATTCTGAATTGAAGCTTCATTACTTGCGGAATGTGACAGGCGTGGACCGCGAGACGCACATGGAAGTGATTTATCAGTTGATCAATCTGGAGTCTAAACAGGATTATGCAATGAAGATCAAAACGGATCGCGATCAGCCGAGCGTGCCGTCCGCTACGCCAATCTGGAGCACGGCGAACTGGCCTGAGCGGGAGATTTACGATCTGCTGGGTGTGGACTTCCCTGGGCATCCAGACATGCGGCGCATCATGATGCCGGACGATTGGGAAGGGCATCCGCTGCGGAAAGACTACAGTCCTGCGGATCCGGAGGTGTAACCGATGATAAGAACAGAAGAAATGCTGCTGAATGTCGGTCCCCAGCATCCGAGTACGCACGGTGTGTTTCGCGTTGTGGTGAAGCTGGACGGCGAGCAGATCGTCCATGCCGAACCAGTGATGGGTTACTTGCACAGAGGAACCGAGAAGCTGGCGGAAAACTTGAACTATACGCAAATCATCCCTTATACCGACCGAATGGATTATGTCTCAGCGATGACGAACAACTATGTGCTTTGTCACGCAGTAGAGACCTTGCTCGAGCTTGAGGTGCCGGAGCGAGCCGAATTTTTGCGGCTGATCGTGATGGAGCTGCAGCGCGTAGCCAGTCATTTGGTATGGTGGGGCACGTACTTGCTGGACATCGGCGCGATGAGTCCTTTCCTTTATGCGTTCCGCGAGCGTGAGATGATTATCGATCTCTTCAATGAATTGTGCGGCGCGCGTCTGACTTACTTCTATATGCGGGTAGGCGGAGTGAAATGGGATGCGCCGGAAGGCTGGATCGACAAGGTGAAGGCGTTCGTCGAGCACATGAAAGGGAAACTGGACGAATATCACAACCTGGTCAGCGGCAACGAAATTTTCCTTGCCCGCATCAAGGGCGTCGGCAAATATGACGCCAAGACGGCTATTGACTACGGGTTAAGCGGAGCGAACCTGCGCTGCACTGGCGTGGAGTGGGATCTTCGCAAGTCGCAGCCTTACAGCTTGTATGATCGCTTCGACTTTGACGTTGTCACCCGCACGGAAGGCGATTGCTTTGCACGTTATGAGATTCGCCTGGAAGAGATTCGTCAGAGCTTGCGCATTCTGGAGCAGGCTTTGGAGCAATTCCCCGAGGAAGGCGAAATTATGGGCAAAGTGCCGCGCGTCATCCGCCCGCCGAAGGGCGAGGCCTACGTGGCTATTGAATCGCCCAGAGGAGAGATCGGCTGCCACCTGGTTTCGGAAGGGAAAGCCGAGCCTTACCGCTTGAAGTTCCGCCGTCCTTCATTCGTCAATTTGCAGATCCTGCCGAAGCTGCTGGTAGGCGAGTCGATGACGAACCTGATCACCATTCTCGGCGGCATTGACATTGTAGTTGGGGAGGTGGACGCCTAATGGATCCGACAACGCAAAGTGTAACCTTTGGGAGCTTCCTGTTCGAAGCTGTGCTGGGCGTCTTGACGCTTCTCATTGTATTGGGCTTTGTTACCTATGCGATCTACTTCGAAAGAAAAGTCATCGGCTGGATGCAAGGCCGTCCCGGTCCGAACCGGGTCGGTCCGTTCGGCTTGCTGCAGACCGTAGCGGACGTACTGAAGCTGCTCATCAAGGAAGATACCATTCCGAAAAAAGCAGATCGTCCGCTGTTCATATTGGCACCGGCGTTGACATTTGTGCCGGCGTTCACCGTATTGGCGGTGATTCCTTATACTAGCAAATGGATTCCGGCGGATTTGAATGTCGGCTTGCTTTATTACGTGGCTCTCTCCAGCATCTCCACCATGGGCATTCTGCTGGGCGGATGGGCTTCGAACAACAAATACGCGCTGATGGGCGGCATGCGCTCCACGGCTCAGATGATCAGCTATGAAGTGCCGCTCGTCATCTCGGTGGCTGGCGTGGTGCTAATGAGCGGAAGCTTGAATCTGAGTACCATCGTTGAAGGGCAGGCCGGTTACTTCTGGAACTGGAACTTCCTGCCGCAGATCCTGGGCTTTGGCGTATTCGTAATAGCGGCGGTTTCCGAGCTGAACCGTACCCCGTTCGACTTGCCTGAGGCGGAATCCGAGCTTGTGGCAGGATATCATGTGGAGTACAGCGGCTTTCGGTTCGCCTTTTTTATGCTGTCGGAGTATGTATACATGTATGCGATTGCCGCGCTAACCACTGTATTGTTCCTCGGCGGTTGGCATGCGCCGTTCCCGTTCCTTGATTTCATTCCGGGGATTATCTGGTTTATCTTGAAATTCAGTCTTGTCATCTTCACCTTGTATTGGCTGCGGGCTACCATGCCGCGGATTCGGGTGGATCAGCTGATGAGTCTCGGCTGGAAGGTGCTGCTGCCGCTCTCGCTCATCAATGTATTTATTACGGCAGTAGTCATGGAATTATTGAAATAGAGAAAGGGTGAACGCGTAAATGAAAGGGATCGCCAAGGGTCTCGGGGTCACCCTGAAGACGATGACCCAGAAGAAGGTAACGTACAAATACCCGGACGTTCCATTGGAAATGCCGAACAGATTCCGCGGCGTGCAACATTTTGAACCAGACAAATGCATTGTCTGCAATCAATGCGCGCGGATTTGCCCGACAGAATGCATTACGCTGACCGGCAAGCCGAATCCGGACCCGGAGAAGAAGGGCAAGGTCATCGATACGTATGATATCAACTTTGAAATCTGCATATTGTGCGATCTGTGTACGGAGGTATGTCCGACCGAAGCGATCGTGATGACCAACAATTTCGAGCTGGCGACATACAGCCGCGATGATTTGTTCAAAAACATGGAATGGCTGAATGATAACGACAAGAATGTCCGCCTGGAAAACTCGACGAACCCGCAAGCGAAGAAAGGGGCGAAATAACCGATGCTGGACAATATTGTGGCATTCTTCACCAGCGCGGAAAGCCTGCTGTTTCTCGTATTTGCCATGGTCGTCATTTCCGGTGCAATTCTTATGCTCAGCTTTACGAAGGTCGTGCATATGGTGGTTGCGCTCGCCTTTACGTTCCTTGGACTGGCCGGCCTGTACGTCATGCTTGATGCGGAATTTGTCGCATTTGTACAGGTGCTGATCTACGCAGGGGCAGTGTCCATCCTGATGATCTTCGGCATTATGATGACCCGGCACGATCAACCGGAGGAAGAACCGCGCCGTCCATGGTACAACGGTTTGCTGCTGGTCGGTTCGGTCGCCTTGTTCGGCATTCTGTTCTTCGTGATTCAAAGCGCCAACTTCCAGAGCGGAACGCTGGATGCGGGCGTGGACAACACGAAAGCAATTGGCGAACAGCTGTTCACGCGCCATGTCATTCCGTTCGAGCTGATGAGTGTGCTGCTGACCGTCGCGTTTATCGGCGCCATCATCCTGGCCAAGAGGGAGGAGGATTAGCATGGACAATATCGCCAATTCTTACTTTCTGCTGGCCGCTATTTTGTTTTGTGTAGGTCTGTACGGTGCGCTGTCCAAGAGAAATGCGGTCATCGTGCTTCTCTCTGTCGAGTTGATGCTTAATGCGGTGAACTTGAATCTGATTGCGTTCGCCAAATACGGTCCCAATCCGTCGATCACCGGACATATCTTCTCCCTGTTCAGTATTACGGTGGCCGCGGCGGAGGTCGCGATCGGAATCGCTATTCTGATCTCCTTGTACCGCAATAAAGGCACAACCAACGTACTAGAGATGAACATGTTGAAAAAATAGTGAGCGAGAAGCTCGAAGAAAGGAAAGGATCTCATGGAGTTTACCCATTACGCATGGCTCATTCCGGTCTTTCCACTGCTTGCCTTTCTCGTCTTGACCGCTCTTGGCAGACAAATGAAGGGACTTGCCACAGGGTTCAGCGTTCTTGCCGCGGCTGCGGCTTTTGTAATGGCTGTACTGGTATTCACAGAGCGCCTTGGCGAGAACGTAGTGGATTATACATGGGATGGATTCAAATGGATCGGGATCGGCGACTTCGCGCTGCAAATGGGCTTTGAAGTCAACAATCTGAATACGTTGATGCTGGTTGTCGTTACCTTGGTCAGTTTCCTCGTCAACCTATACTCGTTAGGGTATATGAAGGAAGATGAGCGGATTAATACTTTTTTTGCCTATGTGTCCCTGTTCACCTTTTCCATGCTGGGGCTGGTGCTGTCTATCAACCTCGTGCAATTTTTTATTTTCTGGGAACTGGTTGGGGTCTGCTCGTTCCTGCTGGTCGGCTTCTGGTACACGAAGCCAGCGGCCAAGGCGGCGGCGAAGAAAGCTTTTATCGTCACACGGATCGGGGACGTCGGTTTGTTCCTTGGCATGCTGTTGCTGTTCTGGAACATGCCTGGACATTCGCTCGAATTCAGCGCTATACATAATGCAGCTCATACGGGAGCGTTGTCTGCCGGGGTTATCACTGCTGCGGCAATCCTGGTGTTCATCGGCGCAGTCGGCAAGTCCGGCCAATTTCCGCTTCATACTTGGCTGCCTGACGCGATGGAAGGTCCTACGCCAATCAGTGCGCTCATTCATGCCGCTACGATGGTCGCAGCAGGCGTATACTTGGTGGCTCGGACGTTTCCGCTGTTTCAAGCATCGGATGCAGCACTGCTAACGGTCGCGATTGTCGGCGGCTTTACAGCGATCTTCGCCGCAACGATTGCGCTTGCGCAGAACGACATCAAACGGATACTGGCTTACTCTACGGTCAGTCAGCTGGGGTATATGATGCTGGCAATGGGCATTGGCACATTGTCTTCTTATACAGCAGGGATGTTCCATCTATACACGCATGCATTCTTCAAGGCGCTGCTGTTCTTGGGAGCCGGCAGTGTCATTCATGCCGTTCATGAGCAGGATATTCGCAAGATGGGCGGGCTCGGCAGCAAGATGAAGATAACGATGCTCACCTTTGCGATCGGTACATTGGCATTGTCCGGTATCGTGCCGTTTGCCGGCTTCTGGTCGAAGGATGCGATTCTGACCGAGGCGTACCACTATCAGCCGATCCTGTTCTGGATAGCGCTAGTCGCTGCGTTCTTTACAGCCTTGTACATGGCACGCTTGTTCTTCCTGGTATTCACTGGGAAGCCGCGTTCCGACATGCATCCGCATGAGTCGCCAGCAGTCATGACCGTTCCTCTAATTGTGCTGGCAATTTTGGCTGTTATCGCGGGATTTGTCTATTTCCCGGGAAATGGATGGTTTGGCGAATGGCTGACGGGCGAGAATCTCGGGGAGCATGCGGATATGACCGTCATGATCTTATCGACGGTTGCCGGCGTAGGCGGTTTGCTCATCGGGTGGCTGCTGTATGGCCGGAGGTCCAACTCCGAAGATTGGCTGGAAGCAAAAGCGTTGCCAGTCTACCGGGTGCTAAACCAAAAATACTACGTGGATGAAGCTTACGACAATGGCGTCGTAAAGCCGCTTCGCGGCATAGGTTATCTGCTTGATCTTTTTGACCGCTATATTGTGGACGGGGCTGTCAGGGCACTCGCTGGCGTCATGACCGCAACGGGCAGAATCGGACTGCGCATGCAGAACGGCCAGCTTCAATCCTATGGCTTGATTGGGGTTATCGGACTGTTGATCTTGATTGTGGCAGTTGTAGGAAGGAGGTATTTCCATGTTGGATAGCATCCCGATATTAACGCTCCTTACCTTTTCGCCGCTTTTGGGAATTATCGCTGTTCTGCTTATTCCGAAGGAACGGGGACACTGGCTCAAGACCGCAGCGATTGTCAGCACCTTGATTTCGCTGGTTCTCGCCGGCTGGATGTTTACTGGCCTGGATCATGATGCGGAAGGCATGCAGTTCGAGGAAAAAGCAACCTGGATCGAAATCGCACTAAACCAGGAAGCGCCGTCGCTCAGCTCCGCAGACAGGCTGATCTACCAGTTCAACTATTCCTTGGGTGCGGATGGACTTAGCGCTGCATTGGCTTTTCTTACAGCATTGATCAGCAGTATGGCAGCTTTTGCATCCGTACACATCAAGAAGCGCTGGAAGACCTTCTATCTCTGGTTCCTTCTGCTGCAGATCGGTATGTTTGGGGTGTTCCTCTCCCGCGATCTGTTCTTGTTCTTTCTATTCTTCGAAGCTACGCTTGTGCCGATGTTCTTCCTGATAGGCATATGGGGCTTCGCTGACAGAGAAAAGGCCGCAAACAAATTTCTGGTCTACAACGGTATCGGCTCGGCTATCATGCTGATTGCCTTCTTGATGCTGATCAATACCGCTGGATTTTCCGCATTGCAGGAAGATCCGACACAGCCGCTTGAACTGGTCTATAGCGGGGATGTTGGCACGATTTATAACAACTTGACGGACCCGAACTCCTTCGCAAATCTGCATCATGATCGTGTGGGCAATACCGTCAATCCTTTCTACATGGGACTTGCGATGAAAGAATGGATCTTCTTGATGCTGCTCATTGCCTTTGGCATCAAGCTTCCGATCTTTCCGTTCCACACCTGGATGCTGAAGGTGCACATCGAGGCGCCCCCAGCGGTCGTCATGATACATTCCGGCATCCTGCTGAAGATGGGCGCATATGGTCTGCTGCGCTTCGGCGTCGGTCTGTTTCCGGAGCAAGCGCAGACCTTCGCGCTGCTGATTGGCATTGTCGGCGTTGTGAACATCCTGTATGGCGCCGTATTGGCGTTCGTTCAGAAAGAGTTCCGGCTTATTCTGGCGTACTCCAGTATCAGTCATATGGGCATTGTCCTGCTCGGCATTGCGGCGCTCAATACGACAGGGCTGCAGGGCGCGGCCTTCCAGCTTGTGTCGCACGGCTTGATCTCCGCGTTGCTGTTCCTCATAGTCGGCAGCTTGATCGAGCGCACGGGCACTACGGAGCTTGATCGAATGGGAGGCATGGCCAAGGCAATGCCATTTATGAGCGGGATGCTGCTGGTCGGCGGTCTCGCGTCATTGGGCTTGCCGGGCATGAGCGGATTTGTCAGCGAGTTTCTGGCGTTCCTTGGCCTCTTTGACACTATGCCGGTCTTGGCCATTATCGGTGCGCTCGGCATCATCTTGACTGCCGTCTATGTGCTGCGTGGGGTTCTGGCCATCACATATGGGGAACTGCCGGAAAAATATCAAACAGACAGCGCTGTGCTGCGTGATGCGCGCTTGACGGAAGCAGTACCGATGATCGTACTGGCAGCCTTTATCGTGCTGCTGGGGATTTACCCGACCGTACTGAGCGAACCGCTGAACCACGCATTAAGCAGTATGCTTGCAAGGATAGGGGGTTAGGGCGATGCAAATGATGCAACTGCAATTCGCAGACCTGCGATATCTCGGACCTGAGTTGACGCTTGTGATCGCGGCTATACTTCTGTCTTTGCTCGATCTGGCTATACCCCGCAGGTTTAGCCGGTCCTGGGTTGGAGGGTTGACGCTGCTCAGTCTGGCGGTATCCGCGGTATTCGTGGTTATTGCCATGCGGCTGTACAACGGCCCGGATTCGCTCAGCGAGCCGGTCATTCAGCTGCTTGCCAATAGCTACCGAGTGGATGACTTTGGCAACTTGCTGAAGCTGTTCATTCTGGGGGGGACGTTTCTCGTCGTCCTGATGAGCATCGGCTCAATCAAGGAAAAAGAGATTCCGCATCAAGGGGAGTACTATTATTTATTCCTGCCTGCTGCGCTTGGCGCCATGGTCATGGTCTCCTCGGGCGATTTGATTACGCTGTTCGTCGGCCTTGAGCTGCTTAGCATTACCTCCTATATTATGGTCGGTTTGAAAAAGCACGATCAGAAAGCGAACGAATCGGCATTCAAATATATGGTGCTGGGCGCAATTTCGACGGCTTTCATTCTTTACGGCATGTCATTCCTGTACGGGGTAACCGGTACGACAAATATTGCCGAAATGAACAGCCAGCTTCGATTCTTCGATCCGTCGATAAGCGGGCTTCTTTATATGAGCTTCTTCTTGATGCTCGCCGGTTTTGCCTTCAAGATTGCGTCTGCGCCGTTCCACGCATGGGCGCCGGATGTGTATCAAGGCGCGCATACGCCAGTTACCGCTTTCCTGGCAGTCGTGTCGAAAGGTGCGGCGCTGGCTATGATGTTCCGCATTTTGTATAACGTCTACTTCGGCGTCGGAGACAGCGATACGCCGATACACGATGACATGAACTTGATTCTTGCGATTATCGCTGCGGCTTCTATGATTCTCGGCAATGCGATGGCGCTGAAGCAGCACAACATGAAGCGGTTGCTGGCTTATTCAGGCATAGCCAATGCCGGCTATCTGCTCGTTCCGCTTGCGATCGTATACGGTCCCATGCACTATTCGAACTTTACCGAGCTGTATTACTATCTGGCGGCTTATCTGTTCATGAACATCGGCGCTTTCGCCGTGTTAATGGCGGTAAGCGGGAAAGCCGGACATGAAGAGATGTCGGCGTTCGACGGGTTGTATTACAGGAACCCGGCGCTCGCTTCGGCGATGGTCATTCTCGTTCTGTCGCTAGCCGGCTTGCCGGTAACGGGCGGATTCTTCGGCAAATTCTATATCTTGCTCGGAGCCGTAGCCGTTGCGAAGTATTGGCTGGCAGCGATTATGATCATCACCAGCGTGATCTCATTCTATTACTACTTCGGTGTGATCCGCCAGATGTTCATGCGCAGCCATGCGCCGTCTGAACGGCTTCAGGTCGGCTGGGCGCAGCAGCTCACGATCTGGATCTGCGTGGCGGCCACATTGCTGATGGGCTTCTTCCCGAGACCGATTATCGGGTATATCGAAAGCATCTTCCACCTCGGCCGAGACTTCTTCATGTAAGAAGCCGCGGCTGGGAGCTGGCCCGTATCAAAGGGCTTGCGTGTACAAACCGTCTTCTGTCAGACACAGGCAGAAGGCGGTTTTTTTTGCGCCCGGTTGGGAAAATTTCACGTCTGCGAGACCATTTATTCCTTCGCCAGATTTCTATATAATATATAAGATGACTGTTCCATTAAGGACTATTGGCCTACTTTTCAAAAACGGGAAAGGGTTATGTTGAATTCTGGCGAATACAATTAGGACATGGCGAATTTGTAAACATGACTTAGGCTTTAAGGCCTGTTATGATTGGGAACTGTTGCGTGAAAACGGCATATCCGAAGTTTGGATGAAATATGAATTTTTACTAGAGGGAAGAGGCGTTTGCTAGGATGAAGGGGAATAGAGTTGCACACATATCCGTAATTCTGGTATTGTTGCTCTTGTTGCAAGCAATGGCGGATTTCGGCCCTGCATTGCATGCAGAGACTGATGATGCTGCCATGGAACAATCTCATACATCCGCCGATGCCAAGGCCGCCTCTTCGTGGATTATAAAATGGGCGGTGCCTCTTGCCGAAATGAATGAGCAGTTTGTGCAGGAGAGCACGATTGTGAAACAATTGGCCGATCTTCAAGTGGTTGAAGCTATGCCGAAGCCAGGTGTAGATGCTGGACAATGGGCAGAGCGGTGGTCGCAGCATGCCGATGTTGTTTACCTGCACGATAATCGTCCTGTGCAGCTGGCGGCTGCGCCGAATGATCCGCTGTACACCAACCAAAACTATTTGAAGCAAATCGGCATGGAAGCTGCGTGGGAGCACGAGAACAGCAACGCAGATATGGTGATTGCCGTAGTCGATACAGGTGTGGATCTCAACCATCCGGACTTGAAAGACAGAATTACTGGCGGGATCAATTTGTTAAACAAAAATTTGCGTCCTCAGGATGACAACGGTCACGGCACAAATGTGGCCGGGATCATTGCTGCCGTCAGCAACAATCAGATCGGTGTGTCCGGCATGCTCTGGGATGCCCGCATCATGCCTGTCAAAGTGATGGATTCCAAAGGCTCCGGGGACGAAATGAAGCTTGGGGAAGGCATCAAATATGCGGTAGACGAAGGCGCCAAGATTATAGTGCTGTCGCTCGGACTGTTCAAGTACTCCCAATATTTGAAGGAAGTCGTAGATTATGCCGAGGATAAAGGCGTTCTGCTCGTTGCGGCAACCGGCAATGAAGGACAGTCTGTG is from Xylanibacillus composti and encodes:
- the atpD gene encoding F0F1 ATP synthase subunit beta — translated: MSKGRVLSVTGPVIDIEFERGQLPEILNAIKIQHKPETPTEPEINLTLEVATHLGDNVARCIAMSSTDGVVRGMGAEDLGAPISVPVGDAALGRVMNVLGEPIDNAGPIETERKSPIHKDAPKFEDLSVESEILETGIKVIDLLAPYAKGGKIGLFGGAGVGKTVLIQELINNIAQEHGGISVFAGVGERTREGNDLYHEMRDSGVINKTTMVFGQMNEPPGARLRVALTGLTMAEYYRDEQGKDVLLFVDNIFRFTQAGSEVSALLGRMPSAVGYQPTLATEMGALQERITSTKKGSVTSIQAIYVPADDYTDPAPATTFAHLDATTNLERKISEKGIYPAVDPLASSSRILTPEVVGQEHYEVAQAVKRLLARYNELQDIIAILGMDELSDEDKVVVSRARRVERFLSQPFHVAEQFTNLPGKYVPVKETVRSFKEILEGKYDDLPESAFLLVGTIEEAVEKAKAQQ
- a CDS encoding F0F1 ATP synthase subunit epsilon, with the translated sequence MSTVLLEIVTPERIVYSEPVDMVSVRGAEGELGILPNHIPLVTPLRVAPVRVKSEGKEEYIAVGGGFLEVRKDKITILAETAEKPGEIDVDRARAAKERAEKRLQSRMEEIDFRRAEIALQKALTRLDVSQHR
- a CDS encoding NADH-quinone oxidoreductase subunit A, giving the protein MYAGEYVVVLIFLTLGIILPIAALTLGRFLRPTKPTEEKQTTYESGNEPVGEGQVRFNIRYYLYALMFVIFDVETVFLYPWAVAYDKLGLFALVEMLIFVSLLVVGLIYAWKKKVFKWNSI
- a CDS encoding NADH-quinone oxidoreductase subunit C, with amino-acid sequence MSEENNKRENDQVSDREADREASQQLENSPESPSAEEAKPARAKAEKPEAKDGEASDGGDDELAAKKKAAAEARAARAAARAKKEDNSDEEEKPKEPSPKQPVLDRLVEILNEHAGAEAIEEAYINEASRHLPTVIVKADHWPQVANVLREHSELKLHYLRNVTGVDRETHMEVIYQLINLESKQDYAMKIKTDRDQPSVPSATPIWSTANWPEREIYDLLGVDFPGHPDMRRIMMPDDWEGHPLRKDYSPADPEV
- a CDS encoding NADH-quinone oxidoreductase subunit D, with protein sequence MIRTEEMLLNVGPQHPSTHGVFRVVVKLDGEQIVHAEPVMGYLHRGTEKLAENLNYTQIIPYTDRMDYVSAMTNNYVLCHAVETLLELEVPERAEFLRLIVMELQRVASHLVWWGTYLLDIGAMSPFLYAFREREMIIDLFNELCGARLTYFYMRVGGVKWDAPEGWIDKVKAFVEHMKGKLDEYHNLVSGNEIFLARIKGVGKYDAKTAIDYGLSGANLRCTGVEWDLRKSQPYSLYDRFDFDVVTRTEGDCFARYEIRLEEIRQSLRILEQALEQFPEEGEIMGKVPRVIRPPKGEAYVAIESPRGEIGCHLVSEGKAEPYRLKFRRPSFVNLQILPKLLVGESMTNLITILGGIDIVVGEVDA
- the nuoH gene encoding NADH-quinone oxidoreductase subunit NuoH codes for the protein MDPTTQSVTFGSFLFEAVLGVLTLLIVLGFVTYAIYFERKVIGWMQGRPGPNRVGPFGLLQTVADVLKLLIKEDTIPKKADRPLFILAPALTFVPAFTVLAVIPYTSKWIPADLNVGLLYYVALSSISTMGILLGGWASNNKYALMGGMRSTAQMISYEVPLVISVAGVVLMSGSLNLSTIVEGQAGYFWNWNFLPQILGFGVFVIAAVSELNRTPFDLPEAESELVAGYHVEYSGFRFAFFMLSEYVYMYAIAALTTVLFLGGWHAPFPFLDFIPGIIWFILKFSLVIFTLYWLRATMPRIRVDQLMSLGWKVLLPLSLINVFITAVVMELLK
- the nuoI gene encoding NADH-quinone oxidoreductase subunit NuoI, producing MKGIAKGLGVTLKTMTQKKVTYKYPDVPLEMPNRFRGVQHFEPDKCIVCNQCARICPTECITLTGKPNPDPEKKGKVIDTYDINFEICILCDLCTEVCPTEAIVMTNNFELATYSRDDLFKNMEWLNDNDKNVRLENSTNPQAKKGAK
- a CDS encoding NADH-quinone oxidoreductase subunit J; the encoded protein is MLDNIVAFFTSAESLLFLVFAMVVISGAILMLSFTKVVHMVVALAFTFLGLAGLYVMLDAEFVAFVQVLIYAGAVSILMIFGIMMTRHDQPEEEPRRPWYNGLLLVGSVALFGILFFVIQSANFQSGTLDAGVDNTKAIGEQLFTRHVIPFELMSVLLTVAFIGAIILAKREED
- the nuoK gene encoding NADH-quinone oxidoreductase subunit NuoK, which gives rise to MDNIANSYFLLAAILFCVGLYGALSKRNAVIVLLSVELMLNAVNLNLIAFAKYGPNPSITGHIFSLFSITVAAAEVAIGIAILISLYRNKGTTNVLEMNMLKK